One stretch of Methanomassiliicoccales archaeon DNA includes these proteins:
- a CDS encoding pyridoxal phosphate-dependent aminotransferase: MNLPPLDLEEWLIRCRGARIDLDRSGSPPPYGDGFNPSIDILMEEDYEIEEKLIDTIASVYRFERERIALTFGVQHANYLVFSTLFSSKELIGVEIPTYMPIRAVAASFARIVDLIRATPSDFRMESDKIIQCAKEGARAIVLTNLHNPSGKALGSDELKFLLEIAARQGIRIICDEIYREMHYSKPPPSIAELEYDAVSTYGLTKLYGLGDLRLGWVVGPHELISKINLLRLYMCYRLPRRSVAIAIDAIRKREWFRDRMISLAQKNLRTLKEWLERETRVEATLPDGGFMILLKLPPKIDDLKFSEQLLHNYSTAVCPGRYFGAEGHIRVTFSCDRETLAAGLENISKLLDFLRC, encoded by the coding sequence TTGAATCTTCCTCCTTTAGATCTGGAGGAGTGGCTAATTCGATGCAGAGGGGCAAGAATTGATCTCGATCGAAGCGGCTCCCCCCCTCCCTATGGAGACGGCTTCAATCCTTCCATAGATATTTTGATGGAGGAGGATTATGAAATTGAGGAAAAGCTCATCGATACTATTGCCAGTGTGTACAGATTTGAGAGGGAAAGGATTGCATTAACATTTGGTGTCCAGCATGCTAACTATCTGGTCTTTAGTACCCTCTTCAGTTCGAAAGAACTCATAGGCGTGGAAATTCCTACATATATGCCAATTAGAGCGGTTGCCGCCTCATTCGCACGGATTGTCGACTTGATAAGAGCGACACCTAGCGATTTTCGCATGGAATCCGACAAAATTATACAATGCGCAAAGGAGGGAGCTCGAGCCATAGTTCTGACAAATCTTCACAATCCCAGCGGGAAGGCGCTTGGCAGCGACGAATTGAAATTTCTTCTTGAGATCGCGGCTCGACAGGGTATACGCATCATTTGTGACGAAATTTACAGAGAGATGCATTATTCGAAACCACCTCCTTCTATTGCGGAATTAGAATACGACGCGGTATCAACATACGGCCTTACAAAGCTCTATGGTCTCGGTGATTTGAGGTTAGGCTGGGTTGTGGGACCGCATGAACTTATTTCGAAGATCAACCTTCTTCGGCTTTATATGTGCTACCGGCTGCCTCGCAGATCTGTTGCGATCGCCATCGATGCAATCAGGAAAAGGGAATGGTTCCGAGATAGGATGATATCACTCGCGCAGAAAAATCTTAGAACCCTGAAGGAATGGCTCGAGAGGGAAACTAGAGTTGAAGCAACACTGCCAGACGGCGGATTCATGATTTTGTTGAAACTACCGCCTAAAATTGACGATTTGAAGTTCAGCGAGCAACTACTCCACAATTATTCCACTGCAGTATGTCCTGGTCGATACTTTGGGGCTGAAGGCCATATCAGAGTGACATTTAGCTGCGATCGAGAGACTCTTGCTGCAGGACTTGAGAATATCTCGAAGTTGCTGGATTTTTTGCGTTGTTAA
- a CDS encoding flavin reductase family protein, producing the protein MHEKIELSTGDAIKAFPAFPVALVAVGDGERNIITVGIVHAMSLKPPIVGIGIMPSRHSHRLLKECESFSVNIPGKDLIKEVMYCGTKSGKDVDKFKETGLTPLKGKKISAPCIGECLVNIECKKSGSFDIGDRTWFFGEVVHAEASKEYTRDKGLLYWGGEFRLPGEVIWRR; encoded by the coding sequence ATGCATGAAAAAATTGAATTAAGTACGGGCGATGCGATAAAGGCATTTCCGGCTTTTCCCGTTGCCCTAGTGGCGGTTGGCGACGGTGAGAGGAACATCATCACTGTGGGAATTGTCCACGCCATGTCTCTCAAGCCCCCTATAGTCGGAATCGGTATTATGCCCAGCAGGCACAGTCATAGATTGCTAAAGGAATGCGAGAGTTTTTCTGTCAATATTCCTGGCAAAGATCTCATCAAAGAAGTGATGTATTGTGGTACGAAGTCTGGAAAGGATGTTGATAAATTTAAGGAAACGGGACTCACCCCCCTCAAAGGTAAGAAAATATCAGCGCCTTGCATTGGTGAGTGTCTTGTTAACATCGAGTGTAAGAAGTCGGGATCCTTTGACATAGGAGATAGGACCTGGTTTTTCGGCGAAGTCGTGCACGCAGAGGCGTCTAAGGAGTACACGCGAGACAAAGGTCTTTTATACTGGGGCGGCGAGTTTAGGCTGCCTGGTGAAGTGATTTGGAGGAGGTAG
- a CDS encoding S-methyl-5'-thioadenosine phosphorylase: MNEAKIAIIGGTGVYEENLFEITKSLKMGTPYGAPSDEILIGDLSGIRVAFLSRHGKGHIYPPHKVNYRANIWALKELGVERVISPCAVGSLREDYRPGEIVIVDQFIDFTKKREYTFYDGGKTIHISSADPFCQELRQIFTAEAHEQGISFKSSGTYVCIEGPRFSTRAESRMFRNFADIIGMTLVPECQLAREMEMCYVSLAMITDYDVWADRPVDTRTVLKTMEENIDKIRKLITGALPKIPEQRTKCTCSHVLEEAGA, encoded by the coding sequence ATGAACGAGGCGAAAATTGCCATCATTGGTGGAACGGGCGTTTATGAGGAAAACCTTTTCGAAATCACTAAAAGTCTCAAAATGGGCACACCTTACGGTGCTCCTTCGGATGAAATTCTGATCGGTGATTTATCTGGAATTAGAGTCGCTTTTCTTTCCAGGCATGGGAAAGGGCACATTTACCCGCCTCACAAAGTCAACTATCGTGCGAATATTTGGGCTTTGAAAGAACTTGGCGTTGAGAGAGTTATATCACCTTGCGCCGTAGGCTCCCTCAGAGAGGATTACAGACCAGGGGAGATCGTAATCGTTGATCAATTCATCGATTTTACAAAGAAAAGAGAATACACATTCTATGATGGTGGGAAGACGATTCACATAAGTTCAGCTGATCCTTTTTGCCAGGAATTGCGACAAATATTTACTGCAGAAGCGCACGAGCAGGGAATATCGTTCAAATCCAGTGGCACATACGTGTGCATAGAGGGGCCTCGCTTTTCTACTAGAGCTGAGAGCAGGATGTTTCGAAATTTCGCCGATATAATTGGAATGACATTGGTTCCAGAATGCCAGCTTGCTAGAGAAATGGAAATGTGCTATGTTAGCCTGGCGATGATCACCGATTACGACGTTTGGGCAGATAGGCCAGTTGATACTAGGACTGTACTTAAAACGATGGAAGAGAACATTGATAAGATTAGGAAACTTATAACTGGAGCGCTTCCCAAAATACCCGAGCAGAGGACAAAATGTACCTGCTCCCATGTGTTAGAAGAAGCAGGTGCCTAA
- a CDS encoding flavin reductase family protein, which translates to MISNENKISRGALETMSMLPPSPVALVVVGEVNPDIITVGMVNLFSQRPPIIGIGVTAARYSYKLLEENDDFSVNFPTQEILSRVICCGSISGSKVNKFEKCGLTPLPGSRIKSPKIKECILNVECKKIDSMEKGDHIWFFGQIVHGDAPASYDQKFALLHRDGLFWSIGEELEISK; encoded by the coding sequence ATGATTTCAAATGAAAACAAGATCAGTAGAGGTGCGCTCGAAACGATGAGCATGCTTCCACCATCACCGGTCGCCCTGGTTGTCGTTGGCGAAGTTAATCCAGATATTATTACCGTCGGAATGGTTAATCTATTTTCTCAAAGACCGCCGATAATTGGAATCGGAGTAACGGCAGCACGCTACAGTTATAAACTTCTCGAAGAAAACGATGATTTCTCGGTAAATTTTCCAACACAGGAGATTCTCAGTAGGGTCATCTGCTGTGGCTCGATATCAGGAAGCAAAGTAAATAAGTTCGAGAAATGCGGACTTACTCCTCTTCCTGGTTCTAGAATTAAGTCTCCTAAGATCAAAGAATGCATTCTTAATGTGGAATGCAAGAAGATTGATTCTATGGAAAAGGGAGATCACATATGGTTTTTCGGACAAATCGTTCATGGTGACGCACCTGCTTCATATGATCAGAAATTCGCATTACTACACAGGGACGGTTTATTCTGGTCGATTGGGGAAGAACTAGAAATTTCTAAATAA
- the hypF gene encoding carbamoyltransferase HypF, protein MRIIIRGIVQGVGFRPTIYRIANALGIRGYVQNNGSHVAIEVNKDGVKLIEELKKQLPPISRIESIEIIESLEQEEKLPLGFEIRASTEGHTGISIPVDTGVCDECLKEIFEKDNRRYLYPFTNCTVCGARFTVTTETPYDRVNTSMASFPMCKDCREEYENPKNRRFHHQTIACPVCGPQYFFVNEDKKFVYNNPIREFAERLHKGAIGVAKSWGGMHICCTLETLPRLREWYHRKEKPFAVMFKDLNAVKKLAEPTSLEEQLLTSRNRPIVLVKKKDVDINEIIAPGLGNIGAYLPYTGMHHILFSFLEEDALVMTSANAPGEPMILNDDDVFSLRADCYLLHNRQIINRCDDSVLRTFNDKIFFIRKSRGFIPTYISYPIKGTAIGLGAQENISGSLAFQDRVYQTQYIGDGNSFGTLEFLESAIEFQKRLLGVDRVEAIGIDKHPRYSTRKLGKDIANTIGAQIFEIQHHHAHAVSLLADAALDQIVALTLDGTGYGEDGNSWGGEVIFSTPSEYERLGHLEEIPLIGGDAAVRDPRRIVFALCELSNLESPFFNTKEIDILRKALKSAPRTTSFGRILDALSCFFGICSARTYEGEPAIKLERILEAGKREFDFHAERDGNIVKSVPLFKQLIISKGKANDRIFSFVYALLESLVEIAVEGAREYGVNKIGITGGVSYNYTISSLVKELVESKGFEFVCHNTIPNGDGGISAGQCIIASHKVRE, encoded by the coding sequence ATGCGCATCATCATACGCGGGATCGTGCAAGGTGTCGGTTTCAGACCAACTATATACAGGATCGCAAATGCTCTAGGAATAAGAGGCTATGTCCAGAATAATGGGTCTCACGTTGCCATAGAGGTCAACAAAGACGGCGTGAAGTTGATAGAAGAATTGAAGAAGCAGCTTCCGCCGATATCACGCATTGAATCGATCGAAATTATAGAAAGCCTCGAACAGGAAGAGAAATTACCTTTGGGATTCGAGATAAGAGCTAGCACAGAGGGACATACTGGCATTTCAATTCCTGTCGACACTGGAGTTTGTGATGAGTGTCTTAAAGAAATTTTCGAAAAGGATAATAGGCGCTATCTCTACCCTTTCACTAATTGTACGGTGTGCGGGGCTAGATTCACAGTGACAACAGAGACGCCTTACGACAGAGTAAACACTTCTATGGCATCGTTCCCAATGTGCAAGGACTGCCGAGAAGAATATGAAAATCCTAAAAACAGAAGATTTCATCATCAAACTATTGCCTGTCCAGTCTGTGGCCCTCAATATTTTTTCGTTAATGAAGATAAAAAGTTTGTTTACAATAACCCGATAAGAGAATTTGCAGAAAGACTCCATAAGGGTGCCATTGGCGTGGCAAAAAGTTGGGGTGGAATGCATATATGCTGCACTCTAGAAACGCTACCAAGACTGCGTGAATGGTATCATCGGAAGGAAAAGCCTTTTGCGGTAATGTTTAAAGATCTCAATGCAGTCAAGAAACTTGCTGAGCCAACATCATTGGAGGAACAGTTGCTGACATCACGGAATAGACCGATCGTTCTGGTGAAAAAAAAGGACGTCGATATTAATGAGATCATTGCACCAGGTCTCGGAAATATTGGTGCTTATCTTCCCTACACCGGAATGCATCATATTCTTTTCTCTTTCCTAGAGGAGGATGCTCTTGTTATGACATCCGCAAACGCACCTGGCGAACCTATGATCCTCAACGACGATGACGTATTCTCATTAAGAGCTGATTGCTACCTGCTACACAACCGACAAATCATTAATCGTTGTGATGACTCCGTTCTTAGGACATTCAACGATAAGATATTCTTTATTCGAAAATCGCGGGGTTTTATCCCCACGTATATAAGCTATCCTATAAAGGGTACGGCAATTGGGCTAGGAGCACAGGAGAATATCAGCGGATCGTTGGCATTTCAAGATAGAGTTTATCAAACACAGTACATAGGAGATGGAAATTCATTTGGTACCCTTGAGTTTCTCGAGTCTGCTATTGAATTCCAGAAGAGATTGCTCGGAGTTGATAGAGTAGAAGCCATAGGCATAGACAAACATCCGCGGTATTCAACGCGGAAGCTTGGAAAAGACATAGCGAATACTATTGGCGCCCAGATTTTCGAGATCCAGCACCATCACGCCCACGCAGTTTCTCTTCTCGCAGACGCAGCTCTTGACCAGATCGTAGCTCTGACCCTCGACGGCACAGGATATGGAGAGGACGGAAATTCGTGGGGTGGTGAAGTCATCTTTTCTACCCCCTCAGAATATGAAAGACTAGGACATCTCGAAGAAATACCGTTGATTGGTGGCGATGCTGCCGTAAGAGATCCCAGAAGAATTGTATTTGCATTATGCGAATTATCCAATCTGGAAAGTCCTTTTTTCAATACGAAAGAAATTGATATACTGAGAAAAGCGCTGAAGTCAGCGCCCCGAACAACCAGCTTTGGAAGAATACTTGACGCGCTCTCATGTTTCTTTGGAATTTGCTCTGCGAGAACATATGAAGGCGAGCCTGCGATTAAATTGGAGAGAATCCTGGAAGCTGGAAAGAGAGAATTTGATTTTCACGCGGAGAGGGACGGGAATATAGTAAAATCAGTACCACTATTTAAGCAGCTCATTATTTCGAAAGGTAAGGCCAATGATAGGATTTTCAGCTTTGTATATGCTCTTTTGGAAAGTCTCGTTGAAATCGCAGTAGAGGGTGCGAGAGAATACGGTGTTAATAAAATAGGGATTACTGGGGGCGTTTCGTACAATTATACAATTTCTTCTTTAGTAAAGGAACTTGTCGAATCAAAAGGATTTGAATTTGTGTGCCATAATACGATACCAAACGGAGATGGAGGAATATCAGCAGGACAGTGTATCATTGCATCTCACAAAGTAAGGGAGTAA
- the dcd gene encoding dCTP deaminase, giving the protein MSILSDEDILELISCEKLKIENFSVESLTPNGYDLRISEINIPTKSQMDYERQFIVPQGTMFYVSTLEAVHLPNDICAQLWLRTTWIRKGIIAAFGKVDAGFHGTLTFTCFNASSNSIEIPQGSRFAQIVFERMTKPAMMSYERRSGHYQGQRGITLQPVKKPDVQ; this is encoded by the coding sequence ATGAGCATATTATCTGATGAGGACATTTTAGAATTAATATCCTGTGAAAAATTAAAGATTGAGAATTTCTCAGTAGAAAGCTTGACGCCAAATGGTTATGATCTCAGAATTTCAGAAATCAATATTCCGACGAAATCTCAAATGGACTATGAGCGGCAATTTATTGTACCACAAGGCACGATGTTCTATGTGTCTACTCTCGAAGCGGTGCATCTTCCCAACGACATATGTGCCCAACTATGGTTAAGAACGACTTGGATTAGAAAAGGTATTATTGCTGCTTTTGGAAAAGTTGATGCGGGGTTCCACGGAACTTTAACTTTTACATGCTTCAATGCGTCATCGAATTCGATCGAGATTCCGCAAGGATCGAGGTTTGCACAAATTGTGTTCGAGAGAATGACGAAGCCAGCAATGATGAGTTACGAAAGAAGAAGTGGACACTATCAGGGACAAAGAGGGATAACACTACAACCAGTCAAGAAGCCGGATGTCCAGTGA
- a CDS encoding class I SAM-dependent methyltransferase family protein, giving the protein MLSWCIRVHTSEAECIRKKLLRFGVLDRTLRVVRVGDMVIFPLTPEKLDKIPVDLRDRIDRFDFDEREGRKGDYRKYLTFHESLISLLPRSFDIIGDIAVIKLPSELLRYRTEIGEAMMRAHPNVKSVVLDRGIKGGMRIMDLEIIAGEERTETVHTEYGLRFMLDLRKAYFNPRLATERKRIATLTNPKEIVIDMFAGVGPYSIAIGKFAKPRTLYAIDINPDAIHYLMKNVALNAISKVVPICEDARKAIRDLPMADRIVMNLPHSAMEFISDALSKLELMGTLHTYFIAERIENNKTAEAILNKCHHDGYRTEILRCEELKTYSPSMSVFSLDIRLLDWL; this is encoded by the coding sequence GTGCTTTCATGGTGTATTCGTGTTCATACTAGTGAAGCGGAGTGTATCCGTAAAAAGCTTTTACGATTTGGTGTGTTGGACAGAACTCTAAGAGTTGTGAGGGTGGGGGACATGGTAATTTTTCCTCTCACTCCCGAGAAACTCGACAAAATCCCAGTGGATCTGAGAGACAGAATCGACAGATTCGATTTTGATGAAAGGGAAGGAAGAAAAGGTGATTATAGGAAGTATCTTACATTCCATGAATCCTTGATATCACTTCTTCCAAGATCGTTTGATATCATTGGTGATATTGCGGTCATAAAGCTCCCCAGCGAACTACTGAGGTACAGAACGGAAATTGGCGAGGCGATGATGAGAGCACACCCAAACGTTAAGTCTGTTGTTCTTGACAGAGGCATTAAGGGCGGTATGAGGATAATGGATCTCGAGATCATCGCCGGAGAAGAACGGACCGAGACAGTTCATACCGAGTATGGACTGAGGTTCATGCTCGATCTGCGTAAGGCGTATTTCAATCCCAGACTTGCGACCGAAAGGAAAAGAATTGCGACACTTACAAATCCAAAAGAGATCGTCATTGATATGTTTGCTGGGGTGGGTCCCTATTCTATAGCGATTGGAAAGTTTGCGAAACCAAGGACGTTATATGCAATCGATATCAATCCAGATGCAATCCATTACCTTATGAAAAATGTTGCTCTTAACGCCATCAGTAAAGTTGTGCCTATCTGTGAAGATGCAAGAAAAGCCATCAGAGATCTTCCTATGGCTGATAGGATTGTCATGAATCTCCCTCATTCTGCAATGGAATTCATATCAGACGCATTATCGAAACTTGAACTCATGGGAACACTTCATACTTATTTCATTGCTGAACGAATTGAGAACAATAAGACCGCTGAGGCGATACTTAATAAATGCCATCATGACGGATATCGAACCGAGATTCTTCGCTGCGAGGAATTAAAAACCTATTCCCCTTCCATGAGTGTCTTTTCACTGGACATCCGGCTTCTTGACTGGTTGTAG
- the dph5 gene encoding diphthine synthase — MGELIFVGLGLADLDGLTLRAVEAIRNADLAIAEFYTSKVIDLDITQFSKMVGKNISIVSREEVESGDEIIELAKKRSVCFLTAGDPMAATTHVDLRLRAVEKGISTKIIHGVSIHTACASALGLQHYKFGRTVSLPFRERNYSPSSPYEHILENRKLGLHTLILLDIKEEENKYMTAAEGVWWLIDAEKKIGKGLINDKTLICALARIGSRSEKILASYPQIIVQEDMGPPLHTLVLPGKLHFMEARALIAFADAPKEILNDLQMM; from the coding sequence ATGGGAGAATTGATATTTGTTGGTTTAGGATTGGCCGATCTAGACGGCCTCACTCTCCGAGCGGTTGAGGCTATTAGGAATGCTGATTTGGCAATAGCTGAATTCTACACATCAAAAGTAATCGATTTGGATATCACTCAGTTTTCTAAAATGGTAGGTAAGAATATTTCTATAGTTTCACGCGAAGAAGTCGAATCTGGCGATGAAATCATAGAGCTTGCAAAGAAGCGAAGCGTATGCTTCTTGACAGCAGGAGATCCTATGGCCGCAACAACTCACGTCGATCTTAGACTTCGTGCTGTCGAAAAGGGTATTTCCACGAAGATTATCCACGGCGTTTCCATACATACGGCATGCGCTTCAGCGCTTGGACTACAACACTACAAATTTGGACGCACTGTATCATTGCCGTTCAGAGAAAGAAATTACAGTCCTTCGAGTCCGTATGAGCACATTTTGGAAAATAGAAAACTAGGATTACACACTTTAATCCTGCTTGATATCAAGGAAGAAGAAAATAAATACATGACCGCAGCAGAAGGGGTATGGTGGCTGATCGACGCGGAGAAAAAAATCGGCAAAGGATTGATCAATGATAAGACTCTCATTTGCGCCTTAGCCAGAATCGGCTCCCGAAGCGAGAAAATTCTTGCTTCATACCCTCAGATCATAGTTCAAGAAGACATGGGCCCACCGCTGCATACTCTTGTACTACCTGGAAAACTTCACTTCATGGAGGCTCGTGCGCTTATTGCCTTTGCTGATGCTCCAAAGGAGATTCTTAATGATTTACAAATGATGTGA